In Candidatus Kryptonium sp., the genomic window ATCATAGTTCCTTCAGCCCCTTTGTTTTAAAATGTAAATGTTTTTCCTAAATGGGAAGGATGAGTTTCCGTTTTTGTTCCTAACGATGACATCAAGCTTGTGGATTCCATCGGTAAGTTTAAAATTAGGTGTGAACAAAATAATTGAGAAATTTTTTGCGTCAATTGTAGTGATAGAGTTTCGGTCGACCTGGAGCGAGTCAATTTTTATCTTTATGCTTTCTTTATCTATTCCCGATTTGTCCGATACTTTTATCATTATCGTTGGAGTTGCGGATGTTAGAATTGTATCTGAAAGAAGTTCAAGTTTTGGAATCCCTGCTTGAATGTATTTTGCAAGACCTTTGAAGATGCCCCACGCTTCAATTTGATTGAATTCGTCAATGCTTAATTTTCTTTCTTCATATTCGTTTGTGAAGAAAGTACACTCAACGAGGACAGCTGGCATTGTTGCATTTCTTAGGACATAAAAACCTTGTTTTGGATAGATTATGTAATCGGACATCGTTCCATCAAAGCTTGCAAGCGAGCCGGAGATTCGCAGTGCGTAAGCGAGGTCTCTTTGTATGTATCTTGCGATGTCTTTGTTAGATGGATGGAAGCGTGGGTCGCCTTCAACTGCGTGATACCAAGTTGAGGCGTAGTAAGTGTTCGGATCGCCGGGTGATGCGTTGTGATGAATTGAGATGAAAATATCCGCTCCACTTTCGGTTGCCATCTTAACTCTATCTTGGAGCGAAACCGTCGTATCTTTATCTCTTGACATAAAAACAGTTGCTCCAGCTCGTGTGAGGTAATCACGAAGATAAAGGGCAACTTTTAAATTTACATCTGCTTCAACAACTC contains:
- a CDS encoding N-acetylmuramoyl-L-alanine amidase produces the protein MRKFPKVLLSFLLLLAFGCAPKPYYVTPSEWNPPERKDSVIKFYSQFLKGWKIFIDPGHGGQDRRSVGIKRRVVEADVNLKVALYLRDYLTRAGATVFMSRDKDTTVSLQDRVKMATESGADIFISIHHNASPGDPNTYYASTWYHAVEGDPRFHPSNKDIARYIQRDLAYALRISGSLASFDGTMSDYIIYPKQGFYVLRNATMPAVLVECTFFTNEYEERKLSIDEFNQIEAWGIFKGLAKYIQAGIPKLELLSDTILTSATPTIMIKVSDKSGIDKESIKIKIDSLQVDRNSITTIDAKNFSIILFTPNFKLTDGIHKLDVIVRNKNGNSSFPFRKNIYILKQRG